Proteins co-encoded in one Sporosarcina sp. FSL K6-1522 genomic window:
- a CDS encoding NUDIX domain-containing protein translates to MHVFNDINGGRVELTFGENRLGMLARHVLVVLKHNGKWLLTRHSTRGVEFPGGKAEEGESIEEAAIRETIEETGVTISNLVQVAEYVVQSNRTFCKAVFTGQVVEIDEQPLLHETEGALWLTSEELDHCEALSFHMIETGMDIIRKRVEEHEG, encoded by the coding sequence GTGCATGTATTCAATGATATAAATGGTGGACGTGTGGAGCTGACATTTGGAGAAAATCGACTCGGAATGTTGGCTCGGCATGTGCTCGTTGTACTAAAACATAATGGTAAATGGCTGTTGACGCGCCATTCGACACGAGGCGTTGAATTTCCAGGTGGGAAAGCAGAGGAAGGGGAATCAATCGAAGAGGCAGCTATTCGAGAAACGATTGAGGAAACAGGTGTAACGATTTCAAATCTTGTTCAGGTCGCAGAATATGTTGTGCAAAGTAATCGTACGTTTTGCAAGGCTGTATTTACGGGGCAGGTTGTCGAGATTGACGAGCAGCCACTGCTACATGAAACGGAAGGTGCGCTGTGGCTAACGAGCGAGGAACTCGATCATTGTGAGGCGTTGAGTTTTCATATGATCGAAACGGGGATGGACATTATTCGAAAGAGGGTTGAGGAACATGAAGGCTGA
- a CDS encoding Dps family protein, with protein MSTALLSELNTQVSSWSVMYAKLHNYHWYVKGHQFFTLHAKFEELYNEATQHMDEIAERILTLGGNPVATLKEHLEQSVVKEATGNEQAEEMVKVIANDYGEIMLSLKKGMTLAAEAGDDMTEDLLNATYQSIEKHQWMLRAFLGGDNK; from the coding sequence ATGTCAACTGCATTACTATCTGAATTGAACACACAAGTATCCTCTTGGTCAGTGATGTATGCGAAATTGCATAATTATCACTGGTATGTCAAAGGACATCAATTTTTCACGCTACATGCGAAATTTGAAGAGTTATATAATGAAGCGACACAGCATATGGATGAAATCGCTGAACGGATTTTAACGCTTGGCGGCAATCCAGTAGCAACGCTAAAAGAACATCTGGAACAGTCTGTTGTGAAAGAAGCGACAGGGAACGAGCAAGCTGAAGAGATGGTAAAGGTCATTGCGAATGATTACGGTGAAATAATGCTGTCGTTAAAAAAAGGCATGACATTGGCCGCGGAAGCAGGCGATGATATGACAGAAGATCTATTGAATGCAACGTATCAAAGTATCGAGAAACACCAATGGATGCTTCGTGCATTCCTCGGTGGAGATAATAAATAA
- a CDS encoding prolyl oligopeptidase family serine peptidase encodes MKADGMIVHRRPYPSPNPSVMLEEITYWSDGLKVKGLMAEPLSEGNYEGILYLRGGMQHIGMVRPARIAQFAAQGFVVFAPYYRGNRGGEGRDEFAGADRQDAVNAVDVLKQHPKTNPERIHLFAFSRGGIMALWTAILREDITSVVTWAGVSDVVFTYKERKDMRRMMRRVIGGTPNNMPDAYRERTALFRVKDIDAPILIIHGMLDMNVSFEQAKLLEHALQEQRKVYETWYFPEYTHFIPPVMNAQLVRDLCRWMREQA; translated from the coding sequence ATGAAGGCTGATGGCATGATTGTACATCGTCGACCGTATCCGTCGCCAAACCCTTCTGTCATGTTAGAGGAAATTACATATTGGTCAGATGGCCTGAAAGTGAAAGGATTAATGGCGGAGCCGCTTTCGGAAGGAAACTATGAAGGGATTCTCTATTTGCGGGGCGGCATGCAACATATTGGTATGGTGCGACCAGCACGCATTGCTCAATTTGCCGCGCAAGGATTTGTCGTCTTCGCGCCGTATTACCGAGGGAATCGAGGCGGCGAGGGACGTGATGAATTTGCGGGTGCGGATCGACAAGATGCAGTCAATGCGGTGGATGTGTTAAAGCAGCATCCAAAAACCAATCCGGAAAGAATTCACTTATTCGCATTTTCCCGTGGCGGTATTATGGCACTATGGACAGCGATTTTGCGGGAAGACATTACGTCTGTTGTGACATGGGCGGGTGTGTCTGATGTTGTATTTACATATAAAGAACGAAAAGATATGCGTCGAATGATGAGGCGAGTCATTGGTGGGACGCCAAACAATATGCCAGATGCTTATCGTGAGCGAACAGCATTGTTCCGAGTAAAGGATATTGATGCGCCTATACTTATTATTCATGGGATGCTGGACATGAATGTGTCGTTTGAACAGGCGAAGTTGTTGGAACATGCACTCCAAGAACAGCGGAAGGTCTATGAAACATGGTATTTTCCGGAGTATACGCATTTCATTCCCCCGGTGATGAATGCGCAACTCGTACGGGATTTGTGTAGGTGGATGAGGGAACAGGCATAA
- the yidD gene encoding membrane protein insertion efficiency factor YidD, with protein sequence MKKILMLLIRFYQKAISPLTPPSCRFYPTCSHYGLEAIEKHGALKGSWLAVRRISKCHPFHEGGFDPVPEKIDKKSR encoded by the coding sequence ATGAAAAAGATATTGATGTTATTGATTAGATTTTATCAAAAAGCTATTTCGCCGTTAACCCCGCCATCATGTCGCTTCTATCCAACTTGCTCACACTATGGACTCGAAGCTATTGAAAAACATGGTGCACTCAAAGGATCGTGGCTTGCGGTACGCCGTATTTCAAAATGTCATCCGTTTCATGAGGGTGGATTTGATCCGGTTCCTGAGAAAATTGATAAAAAAAGTAGATGA
- a CDS encoding putative motility protein codes for MDMSSIMASQLRSLQSTVQMSVLNKALTMNTNAATEMLEVLPDQPAAAHPTKGASIDVKA; via the coding sequence ATGGATATGAGTTCAATCATGGCAAGTCAATTACGCAGTCTACAGTCAACTGTTCAGATGAGCGTGTTGAACAAAGCCCTTACGATGAACACAAATGCAGCAACAGAAATGTTAGAGGTCTTACCTGACCAGCCTGCAGCAGCCCATCCTACTAAAGGAGCTTCAATTGACGTAAAAGCGTAA
- a CDS encoding transposase gives MEKYKMYVSVVNQQVYHQPHDSPWEYEVEVPNEYVPVFHRLFHQMDRLEFRNFLRAHLPYVPYHYDKNNHDIDVRAAKVYALIHEFTDEPSKRFIEKLPYFR, from the coding sequence ATGGAGAAATATAAAATGTATGTATCGGTCGTCAATCAGCAAGTGTATCATCAACCGCATGATTCACCGTGGGAATATGAAGTGGAAGTGCCAAACGAATATGTGCCTGTTTTCCATCGTTTATTCCACCAGATGGATCGTTTGGAATTTCGAAATTTTCTAAGGGCTCATTTGCCGTATGTGCCCTATCATTACGATAAGAATAATCATGATATTGATGTGCGAGCGGCGAAAGTATATGCGCTGATTCATGAGTTTACAGATGAGCCGTCAAAGCGATTTATTGAGAAGCTACCGTATTTTCGATAA